Genomic window (Bradyrhizobium sp. 186):
GGCAATCCCGGGCTGGAGGTGCTGGACATTCCGAAGGTCGCGGCCATCGCGCATGACGCGAAGATCCCGCTGCTGATCGACAACACTTTTGCGACCCCCTATCTCAGCCGTCCGATCGAGCTCGGCGCCGACATCGTCATGCATTCGGCGACGAAGTGGATCGGCGGCCACGGCATCGCGATCGGCGGCGCCATCGTCGACGGCGGCCGTTTCAATTGGCGCGCTTCGGCCAAGTTCGGCGTGCTGACGGAGCCGTATGGCGGCTATCACGGCATCGTCTTCGACGAACAGTTCGGCAGTGCCGCTTTCATCATGCGGGCGCGCACGGAAGGATTGCGCGATTTCGGCGCCTGCCTGTCGCCCACCAACGCGTTCCAGCTGCTCCAGGGCGTGGAGACGCTGGGCGTGCGCATGGATCGCCACTTGCAGAACACGCATCTCGTGCTGGAGGCGCTGAAGGCCAACAAGGCCGTGGACTGGGTGCTGCATCCTTCGCTGGAAACCCACCCGGACTATCAGCTCGCAAAGCAGCTGCTGCCGCGCGGCGCCGGCTCGATCGTCTCCTTCGGTATCAAGGGCGGACGGCCCGCGGGCCGCAAGTTCATCGAAGCGCTGCGCATGATCAGCCATCTCGCCAATGTCGGCGATGCCAAGACGCTGGTGATCCACCCTGCCAGTACCACACACCAGCAGATGGACGCCGAGCAGCTCAAGGCCGCCGGCATCGGCGAAGAGCTGGTGCGGCTGTCGGTCGGTATCGAGACGGCGTCCGATATCATCGACGATCTCGCCCAAGCGCTGCGCATCTCGCAAAAGGTCTGACATCATGAAGCTCACCGTCAACGGCGCCGAGGTGTTTGTTGCAACCGGCGGCCGCGAGTTCGACAAATCCCTGCCCGCGGTCGCCTTCATCCACGGCGCCGGCTTCGACCATTCGACCTGGGCGCTGCATACGCGCTGGTTCGCACATCACGGCTTTGGCGTGCTGGCGCCGGACCTGCCCGGCCACGGCCGTTCGGCCGGCCCTTCGCTGTCGAGCATCGCGGAGATGGCCGACTGGACCGCTGCGCTGCTCGGGGCGGCCGGCGTGGCGAAGGCGCATCTGATCGGGCACTCCATGGGATCGCTGATCTCGCTGGAGACCGCGGCGCGGCATCCCGACAAGGTTTCCGCGCTAAGCCTGATCGGCACGGCTGCCACCATGACGGTCGGTCCGGATCTGCTGAAAGCGGCCGAGGCCAACGACCAGGACGCGATCGACATGGTGTCGATCTGGGGCCTCGGTTTCAACGCCGAGCTCGGCGGCAGCCTGGCGCCGGGCCTGTGGATGCATGGCGGCGCGCAGGTGGTGCTTCAAGCCTGCGAACGCGGCGTGCTGTTCAAGGATTTGTCGGCCTGTAATTCCTATGCGAATGCGCTTGCCGCTGCCGCGACGGTAAAGGTGCCGACCACGCTCATCCTCGGCGAGCGGGACATGATGACACCGGCGAAGGCGGGCAAGGCGCTAGCCGCCGCGATCCCGCATGCCAAGACTGTCGTGGTGCCGGGCGCCGGCCACATGATCATGGCCGAGCGCCCGGACGAACTGCTGGCTGCGCTAGGGAACCGATAGGATCAAACGTCCATCTTGCGCGTTGCGGTCAGACATCCCTGTGAATTCCAGAGGGAACTTACCTATGCCAAGACAAGAAGTCATTCGCAAAGCCAGACAAGACAAGCGTGCCGGCAAATCGGCAAGCACGCAGGCCGGCGAATTCGTCAAGGACGAGATCGACAAGATTCGCAAGGGCAAGCATGGTGCGCGCTCGACGCGGCAGGCTATCGCGATCGGCCTGTCGGAGGCGCGCCGCTCCGGCGTCGATCTGCCGCCGCCGCGAAAAGGACGCGTCAAGAAGGCGACGCGCCGCAGCGCCGAATATGCCTATGAGGTGGGACAAGGCAAACGCACTCCGAAGCGCCGGCCGCGTGTGTCGCAGGCCGTCGAAAAGGTTTTGAAAAAGGAGCCGCGCTCGACCGCGTCGCGCAGTGCATTGTCGAAACAAGGCAAACGTGCCGCGAGCCAGCGAACCGCCGCATCGCGTTCGGCCGCCGCGCGCGAGGCGAGCCGCACCAAGGGCGTCAAGGTCCGCTCCGCCGCCGCGAAGAAGGCGGCACGCACCAGGGCGCGCCGCCGGAGTTGACCGACAAGGGGCCTCGGCTTGCGCTCCTCATGATGCGCATCGCTCGCCGAAAGCGACCCTTGAGGCTGGCAAGCAATTTTAGTTCGCGCGCCGGCTCCGCTCGGAGAATACCGCACGGGCAGCGCGCTCGGCCTCGCGCGCCGAGCGGAACTGACGGCCTTCGAGGCTGTCGAACAACCGCTCGGAGGAGAAGAAGCGGAAGCCGCGCTCATCCCGGGTGACGATGCCGGCCGCGCGGTCGTGGATTTCGATGATGTAGGCGTTTGACTGGGCTTGGGACATGACTGCTCGTTCGCCGGGATTTCGGCGCTCCTGTCTGGAATTTGCGGTGTGAGATTGCTGCGAGGTGGCGATCAGCAACAACAACAGGCGCCGGTGGCCGCCGAGAAACAGCGTCGCGTCATGCACCGGTGCATGTCATCAGGACTACGCTGGCAAACGGTTCTCATCTTGCGGCTTCAACTCGAGGAGCAGTTTCGGTGCTGCAAATATCGAGTGTTTGGGCCGATTGGTCAATGAAATGGCTGTCCATAATTGCCACGGGCGCGCATCGGCACTTCTCCTGGTGCGAGCGCAGGCAAACGAATTCATCTCGCGATGAGTTCAACGCAAGCGCGCGGCCGGCGTGGTACTGTCGGGTCAAAATGGAACAAATGGCAGAGAGGCGCGGGCGTGGCGAATGATCTCAAGGGGCGCACGGCGCTCGT
Coding sequences:
- a CDS encoding DUF6496 domain-containing protein, with the translated sequence MPRQEVIRKARQDKRAGKSASTQAGEFVKDEIDKIRKGKHGARSTRQAIAIGLSEARRSGVDLPPPRKGRVKKATRRSAEYAYEVGQGKRTPKRRPRVSQAVEKVLKKEPRSTASRSALSKQGKRAASQRTAASRSAAAREASRTKGVKVRSAAAKKAARTRARRRS
- a CDS encoding O-acetylhomoserine aminocarboxypropyltransferase is translated as MPAPKPPAFETLSLHAGQHPDPATGARAVPIYQTTSYVFQDSDHAAALFNLERAGHIYTRISNPTTGVLEERLAALEGGVGAICTASGMAALHLAIATLLNAGDHIVASSSLYGGTINLLVHTLPRFGITTTFVKPRDLDAFRAAIRPNTKLVIGETIGNPGLEVLDIPKVAAIAHDAKIPLLIDNTFATPYLSRPIELGADIVMHSATKWIGGHGIAIGGAIVDGGRFNWRASAKFGVLTEPYGGYHGIVFDEQFGSAAFIMRARTEGLRDFGACLSPTNAFQLLQGVETLGVRMDRHLQNTHLVLEALKANKAVDWVLHPSLETHPDYQLAKQLLPRGAGSIVSFGIKGGRPAGRKFIEALRMISHLANVGDAKTLVIHPASTTHQQMDAEQLKAAGIGEELVRLSVGIETASDIIDDLAQALRISQKV
- a CDS encoding alpha/beta hydrolase gives rise to the protein MKLTVNGAEVFVATGGREFDKSLPAVAFIHGAGFDHSTWALHTRWFAHHGFGVLAPDLPGHGRSAGPSLSSIAEMADWTAALLGAAGVAKAHLIGHSMGSLISLETAARHPDKVSALSLIGTAATMTVGPDLLKAAEANDQDAIDMVSIWGLGFNAELGGSLAPGLWMHGGAQVVLQACERGVLFKDLSACNSYANALAAAATVKVPTTLILGERDMMTPAKAGKALAAAIPHAKTVVVPGAGHMIMAERPDELLAALGNR